Genomic window (Aedes aegypti strain LVP_AGWG unplaced genomic scaffold, AaegL5.0 Primary Assembly AGWG_AaegL5_hic_scaff_69_PBJ_arrow, whole genome shotgun sequence):
CCAGGGGGTGGTCGCATACATATAAACCTGCCCGAGTAGCATAGACAACGCCCCCGATAGGCTTGATAAGCTGGAGCAGCGTGACTGTAGTATGCCAGCGATGTCCGACACGGCGCCAGAGGTACGCATAGTGCGTGACAAGACAGCGATAGTGTTTCTCCTGCCCCGCAGGTGCACAGCTCGCTGCACTCGGCATCGTCCAGCATGTATAGCTGTTTGGGAGGTAACGTATGGCTTAGTAGTTGCTTTAAAAGGTATAAGGGAAGTTGTGCTTACCCTTCGACTTTTTCCCTCCGCTATGTGCTGATCGGACTGCTGTGAACGTTGAACTACGCAGTATCCTATCGAAAAACAGAACTCAGTTATACTCAGATACATCAGGTTAGCCAATATAATGGAAACTCACGAATCGGCACCGGCGTAGTCGTAGGTTCCGGCGTTGTCGTTGTGGTAGTTGTCGGAGGAAGCGTTTCGATTTCAACCTCTGTAGTTAGCATCTGCAGCACCTGTTCATCGGGGCGTTGGTGGGGTATCCGGTTGTTGCCATTCGAGTGCCGATAATGATCATCTTCCTCTTGATCTTCTTCTTGATGATCCTTTCCGAGAAAGAATGGGAGCCCTTCCCCCTGGGTTCCAGCTCCGTGGGATGAAGGTCCAGATCGGTTCGTACAATCAGTTCATTGCCTTTGTGCACCAGGGTTTCCGGACGGGTATCCGGGGTTTCGATGTAGTTGGTCTCGATCGGTTGTGGTACGGTTGGCTTCGGACGGTACTGTTGGTAAAAAAACAAGTTCAGTTAAATGCGTTCCTCAATACCAGAAAATATTATACTTACGACTGGTTTCGGTTTCGTTGGCGGTGGAGTTGGAGCTTGTGTAGTACGAGTTGTGCGCATTGTTGTCGTCGTAGGAGTAGTGGTCGTCGTCAACAAACCTAGTTCAGCTAGACGCTTTAAGTGAAAATCTTTTTGGGATTCAACTGTAAAAGTAATTAATTGTTATTAAAGTTGCTTTACAACAAAAGTATATAAATAACTCACCGACACAAGGATTCAGCCAGAGTAGCCGCTGCCAACCGAGACAGTCGTATAGCTGTTGCACCTCCGACCCCTGACAGGCGCAGTTCGTCCGAAGAGGTGTTCCCAGAATTCCCAGCATGGCTTGCCTGCAAGCACTGGTTTTGCCGGCACACTTTTTCGTTACACTATCCACGGCACATGACTGTTCGAAGACCTCCAACCGGGAGCGGCAGTCATCGTCCTGTCGGCACATTTCAGCTACCGCATGGCAAGACGGGGGCGGACTGAACAAGGCTCCATTCGATTCCTGCGGGCTGAGATTCTCCGGAGGCCTCTGAGCGCAAGCCGGATGCAATTTTTCCTGAGCAATCATGCAGCTGTCGTGGCGATTCGGGGTTTTCCTGGGATTAAGAAAAGGCGTTGTCAGTATCAACTAGGTTATTCTTATTTTGTTGCACAAACCTGCATAAACAGAACGCTATGTCCAAACTGAGATCATCGTGGATGCCCTTGTAGAAACTTTGGAGAGAATTCATGCAGGCGTTCCGATTGCACCGATGCAGGTCACAATGCATCATAACCGTCTTGAAGGCCGTGTAGCATGATGGATCCGACCGGCATGAGTCCATGGCCAGGTGGCAAGTGCTCTGTAACAGAAGTAGATGAAAAGGATTGTAAATCAAAAGGCTACAACTATCTTTCTATGTGATTCAGTCActaatttcatattcgtacatggcactgttttcacatcaagatgataaaaaaaaactatcgaatGTCGTCGAGTCTCATATTCCTAAAAGACTCAGTTTATCAATGATAAACTTTTGACTGGATTATTTTATCATTTCAACTAATGTAAATGTTTATATAACAATTACGAATATTGTACGAATATAAATTTGAGCTATTGTATGAAGATTGATTAATTGTAGATCGATAGCGGATAAACCCAGAATGTTATTAGCCATTGCTGTCGAAAGTatccttcttcatttttttgacattatgtcctgggacagagtctgcttctcagcttagtgttcttatgagcacttctacagttattaactgatagctttctttgccaaattcaCCATTTCCGCATTGGTATATCATGTGATAGGtccgatgatactctatgcc
Coding sequences:
- the LOC5567776 gene encoding LOW QUALITY PROTEIN: uncharacterized protein LOC5567776 (The sequence of the model RefSeq protein was modified relative to this genomic sequence to represent the inferred CDS: deleted 3 bases in 2 codons), whose amino-acid sequence is MLTTQSTGLPTPPPIYKIVGSDDIEEKEAEMSFIHFQSTCHLAMDSCRSDPSCYTAFKTVMMHCDLHRCNRNACMNSLQSFYKGIHDDLSLDIAFCLCRKTPNRHDSCMIAQEKLHPACAQRPPENLSPQESNGALFSPPPSCHAVAEMCRQDDDCRSRLEVFEQSCAVDSVTKKCAGKTSACRQAMLGILGTPLRTNCACQGSEVQQLYDCLGWQRLLWLNPCVVESQKDFHLKRLAELGLLTTTTTPTTTTMRTTRTTQAPTPPPTKPKPVYRPKPTVPQPIETNYIETPDTRPETLVHKGNELIVRTDLDLHPTELEPRGKGSHSFSEDHQEEDQEEDDHYRHSNGNNRIPHQRPDEQVLQMLTTEVEIETLPPTTTTTTTPEPTTTPVPIRYCVVQRSQQSDQHIAEGKSRRLYMLDDAECSELCTCGAGETLSLSCHALCVPLAPCRTSLAYYSHAAPAYQAYRGRCLCYSGRFICMRPPPGEYSLPGGIFLLLGYSSTDEALLRPNTNLGVQDAVRALQQYVQQHINNETSCILTLFNITDENIILSIRLPPDSKLSNLELLRLEK